One genomic window of Salvia miltiorrhiza cultivar Shanhuang (shh) chromosome 4, IMPLAD_Smil_shh, whole genome shotgun sequence includes the following:
- the LOC131020288 gene encoding protein transport protein sec31-like, with protein sequence MHGQGNYNIQVRQDPYARPPAFQQHPATTAPPTSHYGPLPPQPQVIQQGHPSFHPRPGAVAYQHVMTSVLHHGRPAPVMSGGMSSAQSYAHHPRPLQISNQISHSYPTIEQQLLPWSQNIHQLPPPPPPPPLQGQSAYQLPSSQGHTLERGHPSHAPPPPPPPYSSSSNVSTSDPCGSSVIPMPENSYQQSMAPVLPPPPPPPLPPSPPRVPPLPPSSPSSDILSMKEENQSWKGLPDEENLELECSPPGKPMHDRSVHVQVQIQHTESGFKVGSLDAEAAHSPTDSDMDMEDDITYPDEEKKNCSYVNSNDECGSRSQEDYTAEKLQPLQDNGGQRLSEISVCVNLLSAEASVAQAKEGGSGVASDCNVPITMKVFPRADSDKTGNGQNELSLDASIKEPASENIYFGQSGGPVVHPEPGSGELSCQLMKDANPSKILQGFSSNSTSENEEENLGDVSLPSMSDVTTKYDAEKGHAVGSEGSRKSLSESNKHLLPESVIGSPRSAMQADKLDIPTVVVAEFSDRSHRGRKNCQQWHLYCTPIKRFFK encoded by the exons ATGCATGGTCAAGGGAATTACAATATTCAGGTGCGGCAGGATCCTTATGCACGCCCTCCTGCATTTCAGCAACACCCTGCAACCACTGCTCCTCCTACGTCCCATTATGGCCCACTCCCTCCACAACCACAAGTTATTCAACAGGGGCACCCATCTTTTCATCCAAGACCTGGTGCTGTTGCGTATCAGCATGTCATGACAAGTGTTCTACACCATGGTCGACCTGCTCCAGTTATGTCAGGTGGAATGAGTTCTGCTCAATCTTATGCACATCATCCAAGACCTCTGCAGATAAGCAACCAAATCTCTCATTCCTATCCAACTATTGAGCAACAGCTTTTGCCCTGGAGTCAAAATATACATCAacttcctccaccaccaccaccaccacctcttCAAGGCCAGAGTGCCTATCAATTGCCTTCTTCACAGGGGCATACTCTAGAAAGAGGGCATCCTTCTCATGCTCCCCCACCCCCGCCGCCACCTTACTCATCTAGTTCTAATGTTTCGACGTCTGATCCATGTGGGTCCTCTGTGATCCCAATGCCAGAAAATTCCTATCAACAATCAATGGCGCCAGTGCTGCCTCcccctccacctccacctcttCCCCCTTCGCCCCCTAGAGTCCCACCTCTTCCACCATCTTCACCATCATCGGATATTCTATCAATGAAAGAAGAAAATCAGAGCTGGAAGGGACTACCAGATGAGGAAAATTTGGAGTTAGAATGTTCGCCTCCTGGGAAGCCCATGCATGATCGAAGTGTACATGTGCAGGTTCAGATTCAACACACTGAAAGTGGATTCAAAGTGGGATCACTGGATGCTGAGGCTGCTCATTCCCCCACTGATTCCGACATGGATATGGAAG ATGATATCACTTACCCTGATGAGGAGAAAAAGAATTGCTCATATGTTAATTCAAATGATGAGTGTGGTTCAAGGTCTCAAGAAGATTATACAGCAGAGAAACTACAACCTCTGCAGGATAATGGAGGACAAAGACTTTCTGAAATTTCAGTATGTGTAAATCTATTGTCTGCTGAAGCCTCAGTAGCACAAGCCAAAGAAGGAG GCTCTGGAGTTGCATCTGATTGTAATGTCCCCATCACCATGAAGGTATTTCCTAGAGCTGACTCAGACAAGACAGGAAATGGACAAAATGAACTCTCCTTGGATGCTAGCATAAAGGAGCCAGCTTCTGAGAATATCTATTTTGGCCAATCTGGGGGACCAGTTGTTCATCCAGAACCTGGTTCTGGGGAACTTTCTTGTCAGCTCATGAAAGATGCAAATCCTTCCAAAATCTTACAGGGTTTTTCTTCCAACAGTACTTCCGAAAATGAGGAAGAAAATCTTGGGGATGTCAGCCTCCCATCTATGAGTGATGTAACTACAAAATATGATGCTGAGAAGGGGCATGCTGTTGGGTCAGAAGGCAGTCGTAAGAGTCTATCAGAGTCTAATAAGCACCTGCTCCCTGAGTCCGTGATTGGATCACCAAGAAGTGCGATGCAAGCTGATAAATTGGATATTCCAACTGTGGTTGTAGCTGAATTTTCTGATAGAAGCCATAGAGGTCGAAAAAACTGTCAGCAGTGGCACTTGTACTGCACGCCAATCAAAAGATTCTTCAAGTAA
- the LOC131020313 gene encoding protein SPIRAL1-like 1: MGRGVSSGGGQSSLGYLFGSGEAPAPKPATNNGQAPVEKPAPVTRVIPEKQPSAAPSSAPSGDAPKQIPAGIQGNQKNNYYRADGQNTGNFLTDRPSTKVHAAPGGGSSLGYLFGGGSN; encoded by the exons ATGGGTCGTGGAGTTAGCAGTGGTGGAGGGCAGAGTTCTCTGGGCTACCTTTTTGGAAGTGGGGAAGCACCTGCTCCAAAACCTGCCACGAACAATGGGCAGGCACCTGTTGAGAAGCCAGCCCCAGTTACTCGTGTGATACCAGAGAAGCAGCCTTCTGCTGCACCATCTTCTGCACCATCTGGTGACGCTCCAAAGCAGATTCCTGCTGGTATCCAGGGAAATCAGAAGAATAACTATTACCGTGCTGATGGCCAGAACACTGGGAACTTCCTCACG GATCGACCTTCTACTAAAGTCCATGCGGCCCCAGGTGGTGGATCTTCCTTGGGATACCTCTTTGGAGGTGGCAGCAACTAG